A window of Drosophila sulfurigaster albostrigata strain 15112-1811.04 chromosome X, ASM2355843v2, whole genome shotgun sequence genomic DNA:
TTCTTATGCCAGTCTTGTTTAGTAATTTAACGGACAGTATAAAGCATAATTCCCTAATTACTatatatgtttagtatattaaaatactgtcgaaaaataaaatacacttttgcaaaattctttgcatacttttgtaaaagaatatataaaagtataacTAACAATGTTtcagtatattagtatataatatatactgaatattttttttccttttttaaaatactgaggaacaaaaaatacacttttgcTTCCCttttttgcatacttttgtaaaaaatatactatataaaatatatatatgtatataaaatatatactgaatatttTTCCTTTGTCTCTAGAGAAAGTTCACTTCATCGGGTGTTCACTGCATCTACTGTGCTGTCTCACAGTTGCCACGTAGCCGTATTTTTGTGTTCTGCTGCATAAAGAAGACAAGAAAATAGACCGTAAAAATGCGTCGCATTTAACATAAAAAGcgcaatttgtatttgatttacgTAGCGAATTAATTTTGTGGGTCGGCGGCATTTCGAGTAGAAATCTGTTGATGTCGGTGtggccaacagccaacagccagcaaccagcaaccaacagccaacaggAAGCGAAATTGAGCATAacgaatttgtatttaaataatttgcaaatctGTGCAAAAGGTGCTCTgcttaattatgcaaaataatcGTACTTGAACAAGTCCAAGTGCAGTGAAAGAATTTATAGAAATTCTAGCTAAATGAAATCTGAAAACCATAAAAAACAGAACactttaaagaaaaacttataatcatttcatttgttgcgAATGATTAAAATTTCCAATCAACTTaattgtttcacttttttctTTGACAAGCTGTCATGTAATTACACTGTTATTATGAACACCtcgaattaaaattataagatagatacacaaaacaatttaGTGTAAAGATTAAGTAtagtaaaatcaaattgaacatttttctaTTGGAAAAAATTGAAGCAATTAATATGTTAAACGATTTGAATATGTAGTTTTCTTAGATGAAAACTAACTAAATGAATCAAGCATACCATATAATTAATCGAGTTAGTTgcagaattttttaattttaaataataggataataattattttggttgacaatctaaaatattttgtactttgtagTATAGAATGTTTTAAGTGTAAGAGTATATCGAttcggtatatatttgtatttttgcacaatattaattcagtatttttcagtcTATGGAATGTGTTGTATGTAAGAGTATATCGATTTAAGGGAACAAATCTTTAGGtgtagtttagtattttttcggtatattaatttgtattcgGTATTTTATGTAAGTTTTTTTATGTAGGAGTATATCTATTTAAGGGGAAAAACCCCTTaggtttattttagtatttttttggtatattaaactGGTATATTGTTCTCTATGAAATGTTTCCAATGTAAGAATATATCGatttaggaaaaaaaaaacttcggtatatttcagtatttttttggtatattaatttggtattttgtataatactGAATGTTTTGAGTATACGATTATATTGATGTAGGAAAAAAGCCTTTGGCATAAAtgtgtagtattttttggtatataaactcggtatatttcataaataaaataccagactgttttgtatttattgaaaataggcagctgcagcaacttTTAGTAACATTTATGGAGCCAAGTACGTCTGAATTCCCAGAAATTTAggattaaattgaaattcgacATTTCAAGTAAGCTTATATTAGCTTTGGTATTTCTCTAGGCGAAACAAGGTcatctatttgtattttatatgttcACCTTATTTAGAGTGAACTTTGTATTGAAATCAAGGAGCGAACATGCACTCCACAGATGTATCCACAGATGACTTCTTCACTTCAACCCGTAATTGATGAAACTGAAATTTGCTTCTTTGCAGGATCATCCCAGTCTGCGCGGCACTCCGCTGGCCATGCTGGCCGCCCAGTGCAACAAGCTGTCGAACAAATCGCCGCCGCCGCTCGCGGACGCGGCTGTGGGCAAAGGATTCCATCCGTGGAAGAAGAGTCCCAACTCGCCCGCAGCGGGCAACAGTGGCACATccggtggaggtggaggtggaggcggaggcggaggcagtGCGGCCAGCGGCAGCGGAAGCAGCAGCGTTGGCCAGCACTCACCATGCGCCATCTCAGCAGCCAGCTCCTCAAGTTCCAGCGGCAGCGGAGGAGGAGACACCGGGCAGGCAGGGACacggagcagcagcatcttATCGAGtgcgagcagcaacagcacgaTGGTGAACATCACAGCTAGGTAAGCAGCGCGACGGCGTCGCACAGTGGTGCACCTTTGAGCACATTGCGATGTGCACCACTGTGCGTTGCCGACAAGAAAAACGAAAGCGTCGCATACGCGTACGCGTCCCCCCCATCCCTCATGCAGTTCGCCCTATACAACTTGCGAGTAATTTCAGTATCTATCCTTACAGTCGACCTCTGGCCTCGTCGTGCGCCGCCGTCGGCAGCTCACCGGCAGCCAGCGCCTACGGCAGCGATCTGTACTTTCCCAACACCGCAACCTCCACCGCCAGCATGGTGGCCGACAATCATCACATGCACCAAGGCCTACTCGGGAAGGTGGAGGGCGCCCCCTTTGGATCGGTGTACTCACGCCATCCCTACGATTGGCCCTTCAATGCCGTCTCGCACAAAGCAGCCGAAGCGGCCAGCGTCAACTCCGTCAACGGCTGGTGGGACATGCACAGCGCTGCGGCCGCCGGCAGCTGGCTGGACATGGGGAGCGCAGCTGTTCAGGCCGCAGGGATGCACTCGACGATGGCGAACTATGCGAATGCCGCCGCCGCTGGCAGCGATTACAGTTCGGCGCTGTCGCATTCGCTCTCGAATACCGCCCACCTGCTGGGCTCCGGTCAGCATCTGCTGCAGGACACCTACAAGAGCATGCTGCCCGGTCAGGGCGTGGGCGTCGGAGTGGGCGTGGGTGGCTTCTCGTTGCCCCACAGCTCGCcatcagcggcagcagcgagCGCTGCCTCGCCACAAACATCGTCGCCATCGACGCCATCGCCGCGGTCGCAGCGTCGCTATGCGGGACGCGCCACATGCGATTGCCCGAACTGCCAGGAGGCGGAGCGTTTGGGTCCGGCTGGGGTGCATTTGCGGAAGAAGAACATCCATTCGTGCCACATTCCGGGCTGTGGCAAGGTGTACGGGAAGACGTCGCATCTGAAGGCGCATCTGCGCTGGCACACCGGCGAGCGTCCCTTTGTGTGCAACTGGCTGTTCTGCGGCAAGCGTTTCACACGCTCCGACGAGCTGCAGCGGCATCTGCGGACGCACACCGGCGAGAAGCGCTTTGCTTGCCCCGTGTGCAACAAGCGCTTTATGCGCAGCGACCATCTGGCCAAGCACGTGAAGACCCACAACGGCACCGCCCCGAATGGCATCGGTGGCATTAAGAAGGGCTCCTCGGAGTCGTGCAGCGATTCCGAGGATCCCGCCAATCAGTCGGGTGAGTCGAACGGGCTGGGCGGCGCGTCCAGTGGCCAACAGACGGGCGCCGTTGGTGGCGGCGGGGGTGGCTCCGCATCCAGCAGCAATGGAGCCAGCAATggcggcaatggcaatggcggCGGCACAAGCAACGGCCCCGTTGCTGCTGGCTCTAATCGGTCGGTAGCCGGTGGCAGCCATCCCGGCACCCCAACCTCGCTGCACGCGCACAGCGCCTCAAGCACGcccagcggcagcggcagcagcctGCTGGGCGGCGGTCTGCACCTGGCCACGCCGCACCAGATGGTCGCCGCGGGCGGCTCGCCGGTGATgttgcatcagcagcagcagcagcagcagcatcaacagcagcaacagcatcaacaacagcaacagcaacatcaacaacatcagcaacaacatcaacaacaacaacatcaacaacaacaacaacaacatcagcaattCTCGCAGCAACATTCCCATCCACACACGCATTtacatcaccatcatcatcacctGGTCACAGGCGCATCGGCCTCCAGTCCAGGGCTGGATCATCGACTCGATCACAGCGCCCTGGTCGATATCAAGCCGCCGATGGTTTGAGGTTCGCTGGGACCCTTTCTGTTCACCAATTGAGCGGAAATGGGTTCCTGGTTGCCACACAAATTGCTTCTTGAGCTgcttcaacaaaaataacaattgaaaatgcgacagcaaatgaaaatgaaatgaaaaacaactACACTATATTGAATgtatgtaattgtaattgtaattgtaattgtacgTGTCGAGTCCTTAGGTTTTAGACGAAACaaacagagcgagagagcgaaaagTATCTGGCAGATACtttaccatatatatatatgtatatatatatatatatatatgtgtacgTGTACATAg
This region includes:
- the LOC133849236 gene encoding transcription factor Sp9 isoform X2 codes for the protein MLTDMTPTAGQLYGSQIPAMAGMNITNIASHLQKPQVNPDHPSLRGTPLAMLAAQCNKLSNKSPPPLADAAVGKGFHPWKKSPNSPAAGNSGTSGGGGGGGGGGGSAASGSGSSSVGQHSPCAISAASSSSSSGSGGGDTGQAGTRSSSILSSASSNSTMVNITASRPLASSCAAVGSSPAASAYGSDLYFPNTATSTASMVADNHHMHQGLLGKVEGAPFGSVYSRHPYDWPFNAVSHKAAEAASVNSVNGWWDMHSAAAAGSWLDMGSAAVQAAGMHSTMANYANAAAAGSDYSSALSHSLSNTAHLLGSGQHLLQDTYKSMLPGQGVGVGVGVGGFSLPHSSPSAAAASAASPQTSSPSTPSPRSQRRYAGRATCDCPNCQEAERLGPAGVHLRKKNIHSCHIPGCGKVYGKTSHLKAHLRWHTGERPFVCNWLFCGKRFTRSDELQRHLRTHTGEKRFACPVCNKRFMRSDHLAKHVKTHNGTAPNGIGGIKKGSSESCSDSEDPANQSGESNGLGGASSGQQTGAVGGGGGGSASSSNGASNGGNGNGGGTSNGPVAAGSNRSVAGGSHPGTPTSLHAHSASSTPSGSGSSLLGGGLHLATPHQMVAAGGSPVMLHQQQQQQQHQQQQQHQQQQQQHQQHQQQHQQQQHQQQQQQHQQFSQQHSHPHTHLHHHHHHLVTGASASSPGLDHRLDHSALVDIKPPMV
- the LOC133849236 gene encoding transcription factor Sp9 isoform X1; the encoded protein is MLTDMTPTAGQLYGSQIPAMAGMNITNIASHLQKPQVNPDHPSLRGTPLAMLAAQCNKLSNKSPPPLADAAVGKGFHPWKKSPNSPAAGNSGTSGGGGGGGGGGGSAASGSGSSSVGQHSPCAISAASSSSSSGSGGGDTGQAGTRSSSILSSASSNSTMVNITASIYPYSRPLASSCAAVGSSPAASAYGSDLYFPNTATSTASMVADNHHMHQGLLGKVEGAPFGSVYSRHPYDWPFNAVSHKAAEAASVNSVNGWWDMHSAAAAGSWLDMGSAAVQAAGMHSTMANYANAAAAGSDYSSALSHSLSNTAHLLGSGQHLLQDTYKSMLPGQGVGVGVGVGGFSLPHSSPSAAAASAASPQTSSPSTPSPRSQRRYAGRATCDCPNCQEAERLGPAGVHLRKKNIHSCHIPGCGKVYGKTSHLKAHLRWHTGERPFVCNWLFCGKRFTRSDELQRHLRTHTGEKRFACPVCNKRFMRSDHLAKHVKTHNGTAPNGIGGIKKGSSESCSDSEDPANQSGESNGLGGASSGQQTGAVGGGGGGSASSSNGASNGGNGNGGGTSNGPVAAGSNRSVAGGSHPGTPTSLHAHSASSTPSGSGSSLLGGGLHLATPHQMVAAGGSPVMLHQQQQQQQHQQQQQHQQQQQQHQQHQQQHQQQQHQQQQQQHQQFSQQHSHPHTHLHHHHHHLVTGASASSPGLDHRLDHSALVDIKPPMV